The following proteins are encoded in a genomic region of Brachypodium distachyon strain Bd21 chromosome 1, Brachypodium_distachyon_v3.0, whole genome shotgun sequence:
- the LOC100840348 gene encoding two-component response regulator-like PRR73: MVGACQAATDGPSSYAVRGIGNSATENGHALKAKEEKEWRSGNDEDLPNGHSAPPGAQQINEQKEQQGRVIRWERFLPVKTLRVLLVENDDCTRQVVGALLRKCGYEVISAENGLHAWQYLEDLQNRIDLVLTEVAMPCLSGISLLSKIMSHKICKDIPVIMMSKNDSMGTVFKCLSKGAVDFLVKPIRKNELKNLWQHIWRRCHSSSGSESGIHTQKCSKPKTGDEYENNSGSSHDDDDGDDSDDDFNVGLSARDSSDNGSGTQSSWTKRAVEIDSPQSMSPDQLADSSPDSTCAQVIHPKSEIGSNRWLPTENKRNSNNQKESNGDSMGKYLEIGAPRNSSLGYQSSPNEVSVNPIEKQHETLMPQNNSENEVLTESDGINTLDKPAIKTADLISSIARNTKAKQAPRITDAPDCSSKMPHGNDMNNDSLAIMPSQELGLNISKTTGSATEIHEERNVLKRSDLSAFTRYHTSMVSDQGGARFRGSCSPQDNSSEAVKTDSTFKMKSDSDAAPIKQGSNGSSNNNDMGSSTKNAMTTPSADRGPLSPSAIKSNHYTSAFHPVQYQTSPPNVLRKDKAEEETVNVVKVDYSREAQQSSVQHHHHVHYYLHVMSQQQPSIDRASDARCGLSNVSDPPIEGHAANYGVNGSISGSHNGSNVQNESSTAPNVTRPNMESGIMDENGAEGGNGSGSGPSGGSGNDMYQNQLSQREAAVNKFRQKRKERNFGKKVLYQSRKRLAEQRPRVRGQFVKQSGQEDQAGQAADR; the protein is encoded by the exons ATGGTGGGTGCCTGTCAAGCTGCCACGGACGGGCCTTCTAGCTATGCTGTTAGGGGGATCGGGAATAGTGCCACAGAGAATGGTCATGCCCTGAAGGcaaaggaggagaaggaatgGAGGAGCGGTAATGACGAGGACTTGCCCAATGGGCACAGTGCGCCACCAGGTGCACAGCAAATTAACGAGCAGAAGGAGCAGCAAGGGCGGGTCATCCGATGGGAGAGGTTCCTGCCAGTGAAGACTCTCAGAGTCTTGTTGGTGGAGAACGATGATTGTACCCGTCAGGTGGTTGGTGCTCTGCTCCGTAAGTGCGGTTATGAAG TTATCTCTGCCGAAAACGGATTACATGCATGGCAATATCTTGAAGATCTGCAAAACCGTATTGACCTTGTATTGACTGAGGTTGCGATGCCGTGTCTATCTGGCATCAGTCTGCTCAGTAAGATCATGAGTCACAAAATCTGCAAGGACATTCCTGTGATTA TGATGTCAAAGAATGACTCTATGGGTACAGTCTTTAAATGCTTGTCAAAGGGAGCTGTTGACTTTTTAGTGAAGCCTATACGAAAGAATGAGCTTAAAAACCTTTGGCAGCACATATGGAGGCGATGCCACAGT TCCAGTGGAAGCGAAAGTGGCATCCATACACAAAAATGTTCCAAACCTAAGACTGGTGATGAATATGAGAACAACAGTGGCAGCAGTCATGATGATGACGACGGTGATGACAGTGATGACGACTTTAATGTTGGACTCAGTGCTAGGGATAGCAGCGATAATGGGAGTGGCACTCAA AGTTCGTGGACAAAGCGTGCTGTGGAGATTGACAGCCCGCAATCTATGTCTCCTGATCAACTAGCAGATTCATCACCTGATAGTACTTGTGCGCAAGTAATCCACCCCAAATCAGAGATAGGCAGCAATAGGTGGTTGCCaactgaaaataaaagaaacagtAATAATCAAAAAGAGAGTAATG GTGACTCCATGGGTAAATACTTAGAGATAGGCGCTCCTAGGAATTCAAGTCTAGGGTATCAATCTTCTCCAAATGAAGTGTCTGTTAATCCAATAGAAAAACAGCATGAGACTCTCATGCCCCAAAATAATTCAGAAAACGAAGTATTGACAGAAAGTGACGGTATAAACACACTGGACAAACCAGCTATTAAAACTGCTGACTTGATTAGCTCGATAGCCAGAAACACAAAAGCCAAACAGGCACCTAGAATCACTGATGCCCCTGATTGCTCCTCCAAGATGCCACATGGGAATGATATGAATAATGATTCTCTCGCTATCATGCCATCCCAAGAGTTGGGTTTGAATATATCGAAAACAACTGGATCTGCAACTGAAATTCATGAAGAACGAAATGTTCTGAAAAGATCAGATCTCTCGGCATTCACAAG GTACCATACATCCATGGTTTCTGATCAAGGTGGAGCAAGATTTCGGGGAAGCTGTTCACCTCAAGATAACAGTTCAGAGGCTGTGAAAACAGACTCCACCTTCAAGATGAAGTCAGATTCAGATGCTGCTCCAATAAAGCAGGGATCCaatggcagcagcaacaacaatgacATGGGCTCAAGTACCAAGAATGCCATGACAACGCCTTCTGCTGACAGGGGACCGCTTTCACCATCAGCTATTAAATCTAACCATTATACGTCTGCATTCCATCCTGTGCAGTACCAAACATCACCACCGAATGTGTTAAGGAAGGACAAAGCTGAAGAAGAAACTGTCAATGTAGTGAAAGTGGACTACTCAAGAGAGGCACAGCAAAGCTCTGtgcagcatcatcatcatgtcCATTATTACCTGCATGTTATGTCACAGCAACAGCCATCAATTGATCGTGCATCAGACGCTCGGTGTGGTCTGTCCAATGTATCTGATCCGCCTATTGAAGGTCATGCCGCAAACTATGGTGTGAACGGGAGCATCTCAGGCAGCCATAATGGAAGCAATGTACAGAATGAAAGTAGCACCGCTCCAAATGTTACAAGACCGAACATGGAGAGTGGCATCATGGACGAAAATGGGGCTGAAGGTGGCAATGGAAGTGGGAGCGGGCCGAGCGGAGGCAGTGGCAATGACATGTATCAGAATCAGCTCAGCCAACGAGAAGCTGCAGTGAACAAATTCAGACAAAAACGGAAAGAGAGGAACTTTGGAAAAAAG GTGCTGTACCAAAGCAGGAAGAGGCTGGCTGAGCAGCGACCACGGGTTCGTGGGCAGTTCGTGAAACAATCTGGCCAAGAAGATCAGGCAGGTCAAGCAGCAGACAGATGA
- the LOC100844145 gene encoding serine/threonine-protein kinase PBL27 — MGCCFSSEKGAMGESKEPAEKTSQIAPAALPSSSGESEMAILEVSKGPHCPLLTYEELNVATEGFRPDHFLGEGGFGRVYKGVVNGTNQVAIKILNPKGKQGNREFCMEVLILSRLDHPNLVKLVGYCIDGDQRLLVYEYMPLGSLGSHLHDLSPDQKPLDWNTRMKILAGAAQGLQHLHVKADPPVINRDVKCENILLGEGYHPKLSDFGLAKLGPTGDDTHVSTRVMGTPGYCAPEYLASGQLTVKSDIYSFGVVMLEVITGRKAIDYCRSRAERNLVEWATPLINRKDFQKLADPALGDQYSMKSLFRALTVAQLCVNRTASQRPQITEVAEALAQISQSRSKSVPRSIHLK; from the exons ATGGGGTGCTGCTTCTCGTCGGAGAAGGGCGCTATGGGCGAGAGCAAGGAGCCCGCGGAGAAGACGTCTCAGATCGCGCCCGCCGCTTTGCCCTCATCCTCAGGCG AGTCAGAGATGGCAATATTAGAGGTCAGTAAGGGACCCCATTGCCCATTGCTCACCTACGAGGAGCTGAATGTGGCCACAGAGGGCTTCAGACCGGATCATTTCCTAGGCGAGGGCGGGTTCGGAAGGGTTTATAAAGGTGTGGTAAATGGCACCAACCAG GTGGCTATAAAGATTCTGAATCCTAAAGGAAAGCAAGGCAACAGGGAGTTCTGCATGGAAGTTCTGATATTGAGCAGGCTGGATCACCCAAATCTTGTGAAGCTTGTTGGTTACTGCATTGATGGTGATCAGAGGCTTTTAGTTTATGAATACATGCCTTTGGGTTCACTCGGAAGTCATCTCCATG ATCTTTCCCCTGATCAGAAGCCTCTTGACTGGAATACAAGGATGAAGATACTTGctggggcagctcaaggcctgCAGCATTTGCATGTTAAGGCTGACCCTCCCGTCATAAACCGTGATGTAAAATGCGAAAACATTTTGCTCGGAGAGGGATATCATCCAAAGCTGTCGGACTTTGGCTTGGCAAAGCTAGGTCCAACAGGTGATGATACTCATGTTTCAACTAGAGTAATGGGTACACCTGGATATTGTGCGCCAGAGTATCTTGCGAGTGGCCAACTGACTGTCAAGTCAGATATTTATAGCTTTGGTGTTGTTATGCTGGAGGTTATCACAGGAAGGAAGGCTATAGATTACTGTCGAAGTAGAGCTGAGCGTAATCTTGTTGAATGG GCCACCCCTCTGATCAACAGAAAGGATTTCCAAAAATTGGCAGACCCAGCGCTCGGCGATCAATACAGCATGAAATCATTGTTCCGGGCCCTTACTGTAGCCCAATTGTGTGTCAATAGAACAGCCAGCCAGAGACCACAGATTACAGAAGTAGCTGAAGCTCTAGCTCAAATCTCACAATCGCGGTCCAAAAGTGTGCCGCGGTCAATCCACCTAAAGTAA
- the LOC100840659 gene encoding elongator complex protein 6: MEESGGGDLLSEAMCSGARVVVVEDCVEAPAAFVLHLLLKRALAGGGGAALLALAQPFFHYDRVLRKMGCNLSMHRKSGRLHFFDLQAFPGATRGGSIADSLAQLYLAVQRVVDANRTEGNAARFTVMIDDISLLEVAACGSANDVLDFLHYCVTLTSEMNCSLVVLIHEDIYSSEDGVELLLPLRYIADLVIKAAPLSTGLAADVHGQLSVVNKGMLSEQRPAKGQKVWNFHFKVKENGADFFYPGSRH, encoded by the exons ATGGAGGAGAGCGGTGGGGGAGACCTCCTGAGCGAGGCGATGTGCTCCGGTGCgcgcgtggtggtggtggaggactGCGTGGAGGCGCCCGCGGCGTTCgttctccacctcctcctcaagCGCGCGCTcgccgggggcggcggcgcggcgctcctcgccctcgcgCAGCCCTTCTTCCATTACGACCGCGTCCTCCGAAAGATG GGGTGCAACTTATCCATGCATAGGAAGAGCGGGAGGCTTCATTTCTTTGACTTGCAGGCATTCCCAG GTGCAACACGGGGAGGTTCCATTGCTGATAGTTTAGCTCAACTGTACCTTGCCGTTCAGAGAGTGGTGGACGCAAACAGAACAGAAGGCAATGCTGCCCGGTTCACAGTTATGATAGATGATATTTCACTGTTGGAAGTTGCTGCCTGTGGGTCTGCGAACGATGTCTTGGACTTTTTGCATTACTGTGTCACACTTACATCTGAGATG AACTGCTCGCTGGTGGTCCTTATTCATGAGGATATTTATTCAAGTGAGGATGGTGTGGAGCTTCTTTTACCGCTGCGCTATATCGCGGATCTTGTGATTAAAGCGGCACCTTTGAGCACCGGTTTAGCGGCTGACGTTCATGGGCAG CTGTCAGTGGTGAACAAAGGGATGCTCAGTGAGCAAAGGCCGGCAAAAGGTCAGAAAGTTTGGAACTTCCATTTTAAAGTGAAAGAGAACGGCGCAGACTTCTTTTACCCAGGGAGCAGACATTAG